The Osmerus eperlanus chromosome 7, fOsmEpe2.1, whole genome shotgun sequence genome includes a region encoding these proteins:
- the LOC134024191 gene encoding casein kinase II subunit alpha-like has protein sequence MSGPVPSRSRVYPDVNTQRPREYWDYESHVVEWGNQDDYQLVRKLGRGKYSEVFEAINITNNEKVVVKILKPVKKKKIKREIKILENLRGGPNIISLLDIVKDPVSRTPALVFEHVNNTDFKQLYQTLSDFDIRFYMYEILKALDYCHSMGIMHRDVKPHNVMIDHEHRKLRLIDWGLAEFYHPNQEYNVRVASRYFKGPELLVDYQMYDYSLDMWSLGCMLASMIFRKEPFFHGHDNYDQLVRIAKVLGTEDLYDYIDKYNIELDPRFNDILGRHSRKRWERFVHSENQHLVSTEALDFLDKLLRYDHQARLTAREAMDHAYFYPIVKDQGRGTTPGGMAATSTPVSSSSMMAGITSMSSAQPMANIAGSPVISAPNTLATQVPASTGAQP, from the exons ATGTCAGGCCCGGTTCCAAGCCGCTCTCGAGTTTACCctgatgtaaacacacagaggcCCCGGGAGTACTGGGACTATGAGTCCCACGTGGTTGAATGGGG GAATCAAGATGACTACCAACTGGTGCGAAAACTGGGCAGAGGCAAATACAGTGAAGTGTTTGAAGCCATTAACATAACCAACAATGAGAAGGTTGTTGTCAAAATACTTAAG CCTgttaaaaagaagaaaatcaaGAGAGAAATCAAGATTCTGGAAAACCTGAGGGGTGGTCCCAACATCATCTCCCTTTTAGACATTGTCAAGGATCCTGTG TCGCGCACTCCTGCACTGGTTTTCGAACATGTAAACAACACAGACTTCAAG CAATTGTATCAAACCTTATCAGACTTTGACATCCGGTTCTACATGTATGAAATCCTGAAG GCCCTGGATTACTGCCACAGTATGGGGATCATGCACAGAGATGTCAAGCCACACAATGTAATGATAGACCATGAACACAGAAAG CTCCGTCTGATCGACTGGGGCTTGGCTGAGTTCTATCACCCAAACCAGGAGTACAACGTGAGAGTAGCCTCCAGGTACTTCAAAGGCCCTGAGCTGCTGGTAGACTACCAG ATGTATGACTACAGCCTGGACATGTGGAGCTTGGGTTGTATGTTGGCCAGCATGATCTTCAGGAAGGAACCCTTCTTCCATGGGCACGATAACTACGACCAG CTTGTGCGGATTGCTAAAGTTCTTGGGACAGAGGATCTGTATGATTACATTGACAAGTACAACATCGAACTAGACCCTCGTTTCAATGACATTTTGGGCAG ACACTCCCGCAAGAGGTGGGAGAGGTTTGTGCACAGTGAGAACCAGCACCTGGTGAGCACTGAGGCCTTGGACTTCCTGGACAAGCTTCTGCGTTACGACCACCAAGCCCGCCTCACTGCCAGAGAGGCCATGGATCACGCATACTTCT ACCCCATCGTCAAGGATCAGGGAAGGGGGACCACTCCTGGAGGAATGGCTGCCACCTCCACACCGGTCAGCTCCTCAAGTATGATGGCAG GCATCACCTCGATGTCCTCCGCACAGCCAATGGCTAACATAGCTGGATCCCCTGTCATCTCTGCCCCCAACACTTTGGCTACACAAGTCCCAGCCTCCACTGGGGCCCAGCCCTGA